The Oncorhynchus clarkii lewisi isolate Uvic-CL-2024 unplaced genomic scaffold, UVic_Ocla_1.0 unplaced_contig_12131_pilon_pilon, whole genome shotgun sequence DNA segment cttatcccaggacactcaacccttatcccaggacactcaacccttatcccaggacactcaacccttatcccaggacactcaacccttatcccaggacactcaACCCCTACCCCAGGACactcaacccttatcccaggacactcaACCCCTACCCCAGGACactcaacccttatcccaggacactcaACCCCTACCCCAGGACactcaacccttatcccaggacactcaACCCCTATCCCAGGACACTTCAACCCTTACCACTTacccttatcccaggacactcaACCCTCCCAGGACACTCAACCCCTACCCCAGGACactcaacccttatcccaggacactcaacccttatcccaggacactcaACCCCTACCCCAGGACacttcaacccttatcccaggacaaagcacacacaaacacacccacaatACCCCCCCAACAAACACACCCACATCACCCCCCAACACACCCACAATACCCCCccaacacatgcacaaacacacccaAAATaccctcccaacacacacacagacacacccacataaCCCCCcaaactcacacacaaacacacccacaatacccccaacacacacacacacccacacacacacacacacacacacacttaaccctTAACTCTTAATCTATCCAAATGTAGTTTCCATGGTAACTCCTCCAcactctttcagtctctctttcagcctctctctctctctctttctaaaatcatttttaaataaagtatgctagctacactgaacaaaaatataagcacaactttttcaaatattttactgatgCCTGCCCACactataacaccaccaccactatggggcactctgtttcCAACGTTGaaatcagcaaaccactcgcccacacgacgaCATACACGTTGTCTACCATCTGCAAGGgcacagttgaaaccgggattcatctgtgaagaagaCACTTATTCTGCCACGGCCGTCAAAAGAAGTGGACCAATGgaatgacgccaacaaaacaCGAAACAAGataaacaaccgtgaagcttacgagGGCTGAGTGCCACTAACACAAGTCAACTACCCACCCTGACAAAAGGGGAAAAGGCTgtctaagtatgattcccaatcagagacaacgaacgacagctgtccctgattgagaaccattacCCGGCCAAAAactaagaaatacaaaaacatagaaaatagaacatagaatggtcacccaaatcacaccctgaccaaaccaaaatagagacaaaaaaagctctctaaggtcagggtgtgacatcttCAGCGTGCTAGAGAACAACGAGCACACAAATGAGCTTCCCTgaaatggtttctgacagtttgtgcagaaattctttgattgtgcaaacctacagtttcatcagctgtccgggtggctggcctctcagacgatcccgcaggtgaagaagccggatgtggaggtcctgggctggagtggttacacgTGGGTCTGCGGTtgggaggccggttggacgtgctGCCAATTTTGTCTATAATGACAttagaggcagcttatggtagaagAATGTacattaaatgatctggcaacagctctagtggacattcctgcagtcacctTGCCAATTGCACATCCCctcaagacatctgtggcattgtgttgcgtgtGTCGTTGTGTTGCGTGTGGCGTTGTGTTGCGTGTTGCATTGTGTTGCGTGTGGCGTTGTGTTGCGCGTGGCGTTGTGTTGCGTGTGGCGTTGTGTTGCGTGTGGCGTTGTGTTGCGTGTGGCGTTGTGTTGCGTGTGGCGTTGTGTTGCGCGTGGCGTTGTGTTGCGTGTGGCGTTGTGTTGCGTGTGGCGTTGTGTTGCGCGTGGCGTTGTGTTGCGTGTGGCGTTGTGTTGCGTGTGGCGTTGTGTTGCGTGTGGCGTTGTGTTGCGTGTGGCGTTGTGTTGCGTGTGGCGTTGTGTTGCGTGTGGCGTTGTGTTGCGTGTGGCGTTGTGTTGCGTGTGGCGTTGTGTTGCGTGTTGCATTGTGTTGCGTGTGGCGTTGTGTTGCGcgtggcattgtgttgcgtgtGGCGTTGTGTTGCGTGTTGCGTGTGTCGTTGTGTTGCGTGTGGCGTTGTGTTGCGTGTGGCGTTGTGTTGCGTGTGGCGTTGTGTTGCGTGTGGCGTTGTGTTGCGTGTGGCGTTGTGTTGCGTGT contains these protein-coding regions:
- the LOC139398296 gene encoding salivary glue protein Sgs-3-like produces the protein MPHATQRHTQHNATRNTTPHATQRHTQHNATRNTTPHATQRHTQHATQRHTQHNATRNTTPHATQCNTQHNATRNTTPHATQRHTQHNATRNTTPHATQRHTQHNATRNTTPHATQRHAQHNATRNTTPHATQRHAQHNATRNTTPHATQRHTQHNATRNTTPRATQRHTQHNATRNTTPHATQRHTQHNATDVLRGYKIGSTSNRPPNRRPTCNHSSPGPPHPASSPAGSSERPATRTADETHAEDVTP